A part of Streptantibioticus cattleyicolor NRRL 8057 = DSM 46488 genomic DNA contains:
- a CDS encoding helix-turn-helix domain-containing protein has protein sequence MIQTNVLGEYLRARRDLLRPEDVGLPSGGRRRVPGLRREEVALLAGISSEYYLRLEQGRDQHPSAQVLQALARVLMLDADATAQLTRLARPRPRRPHRRSPERVGDGLRRLVMGHTTMPAFVHGRYLDVLAANPMATALSPSLRPGANLLRAVFLDAGFRALHDDWRRAAGDAVAAVRRLAGPETLDARLTELVGELAVRSEEFRRWWARPEVRMRNGGVVRMRHPQVGPLELDCQRLAAMGAEGQVLVVYHAAPGGDSAQRLSLLAHLAAGDAPVAAASAGPAGPSAPHV, from the coding sequence ATGATCCAGACCAACGTGCTGGGCGAGTATCTGCGCGCCCGGCGTGATCTGTTACGTCCGGAGGACGTCGGACTGCCTTCGGGCGGCCGACGCCGCGTGCCCGGACTGCGCAGGGAGGAAGTGGCGTTGCTGGCCGGGATTTCCTCCGAGTACTACCTGCGCCTGGAACAGGGGCGCGACCAGCACCCCTCCGCCCAGGTGCTCCAGGCGCTGGCCCGGGTACTGATGCTCGACGCGGACGCCACCGCACAGCTGACCCGCCTCGCCCGCCCCCGGCCGCGCCGCCCGCACCGGCGCTCCCCGGAACGCGTCGGCGACGGCCTGCGACGCCTGGTGATGGGCCACACCACGATGCCCGCCTTCGTCCACGGCCGCTACCTCGACGTCCTCGCCGCCAACCCGATGGCCACCGCGCTCTCCCCCAGTCTGCGGCCCGGTGCCAACCTGCTGCGGGCGGTCTTCCTCGACGCCGGGTTCCGCGCCCTGCACGACGACTGGCGGCGCGCGGCGGGCGACGCGGTGGCCGCGGTACGCCGGCTGGCCGGGCCGGAGACGCTGGACGCCCGACTGACCGAGCTGGTCGGCGAGTTGGCGGTGCGCAGCGAGGAGTTCCGCCGGTGGTGGGCGCGTCCGGAGGTACGGATGCGCAACGGCGGCGTGGTACGGATGCGGCACCCGCAGGTCGGTCCGCTGGAGCTGGACTGCCAGCGGCTGGCGGCCATGGGCGCCGAGGGACAGGTGCTCGTGGTGTATCACGCCGCGCCCGGCGGTGACTCGGCCCAGCGGTTGAGCCTGTTGGCCCATCTGGCGGCGGGGGACGCGCCCGTGGCGGCGGCGAGCGCGGGCCCCGCCGGCCCGTCCGCGCCGCACGTCTGA
- a CDS encoding LysR family transcriptional regulator has protein sequence MPESSLPPADLDLRVVRYFTVVAEHLHFGRAAAALHLAQPSLSRQIQRLEEQMRVRLLDRTPQGTRLTEAGAAFLPRAKALLRSATEAAAEARAAVRSGRITIGHVTDLIVTPAVRELRDRHPEAEVHTLHLRWNEARAALLGHRVDAVVTRLPFPTDQFQVTVLHSEPRVLLLPVGHRLAGRESVTLDDIADEPMPRSPDPAWNAYWRIDPRPDGSPAPDGPLVQVVEDKLEVVAAGQAVAIVPAGLAEHGLRPDLTTVPLRGVDPAHVVLVTRAGDRRPLVSAFRKAAQAHLTTRPRPTP, from the coding sequence GTGCCCGAATCGTCCCTCCCGCCGGCGGACCTGGATCTGCGTGTGGTGCGGTACTTCACCGTGGTCGCCGAACACCTGCACTTCGGCCGTGCCGCCGCCGCCCTCCATCTCGCGCAGCCGTCGCTGAGCCGGCAGATCCAGCGGCTCGAAGAACAGATGCGGGTGCGCCTGTTGGACCGCACCCCGCAGGGCACCCGGCTCACCGAGGCCGGGGCGGCGTTCCTGCCGCGCGCGAAGGCACTGCTGCGCTCGGCCACCGAGGCGGCGGCCGAGGCCCGGGCCGCCGTCCGCTCCGGACGCATCACCATCGGCCACGTCACCGACCTCATCGTCACCCCGGCCGTGCGCGAACTGCGGGACCGCCACCCGGAGGCCGAGGTGCACACCCTCCACCTGCGCTGGAACGAGGCCCGCGCGGCCCTGCTCGGGCACCGGGTGGACGCCGTGGTGACCCGACTGCCGTTCCCCACCGACCAGTTCCAGGTGACCGTCCTCCACTCCGAGCCCCGGGTGCTGCTGCTCCCGGTCGGCCACCGGCTGGCCGGCCGGGAGTCCGTCACCCTCGACGACATCGCCGACGAGCCGATGCCCCGGTCGCCCGACCCCGCCTGGAACGCCTACTGGCGCATCGATCCCCGGCCCGACGGAAGCCCGGCCCCCGACGGCCCGTTGGTCCAGGTCGTCGAGGACAAGCTCGAAGTCGTCGCCGCCGGGCAGGCGGTGGCCATCGTCCCGGCCGGCCTCGCCGAACACGGCCTGCGCCCCGACCTCACCACGGTCCCCCTGCGCGGTGTCGACCCGGCCCACGTCGTCCTGGTCACCCGGGCCGGCGACCGCAGGCCGCTGGTCTCCGCCTTCCGCAAGGCGGCCCAGGCACACCTCACGACACGGCCGCGACCCACGCCGTAG
- a CDS encoding serine hydrolase gives MAGGSPDSSERNVSAETAPEPNAPTAPDTGADTGAASRPTDASADEPPSEENAEPAPDPMPEPDSGTGTPSEPEPEAEAEPEPEAGTDDAPEPDVEADADADAEDTSAPDADTEDTPDPDTDTNTEDASTPEPTPAADPEPEPNSTPEPEPTSHFVPLKPLDEPRGERVAEPVGAEDEGRPAPEPLGLFADVTVVSAAARWRAAARRPLVWAPLVVVLVVMVAFVVARVTRPLPAPVLSQEVAKGYTFPGSYRVPWPAGGQGAAEVVGVGSLGGTGAGTPVPTASTAKVMTAYVVLKDHPLRGGDQGPRITVDELAEKQATAPGESTVYLTKGQVFTEYQMLQMLMLNSGNNVARLLARWDGGGDQRAFVAKMNAEAKALGMADTVYTDPSGLDATTRSTPADQVRLAGEVMRDDVFRRIVATTDATVDGLAQPLSNTNTLLRQDPGVKGIKTGNSSAAHGAFVWAAYRTVAGRPWLVLGALMEQRSPLKGVDSTEDLRTALANSKAVIDSIGDHLTAATVVKKGQVVGDLDDGMGGRVAVVAASDLTVAGWPGLELRVSVDAGRVPLPHSAKAGTRVGTITVGTGSAAHRVPAQLAADLHAPSFGTRLFGTG, from the coding sequence GTGGCGGGCGGATCCCCCGACAGCTCGGAACGGAACGTTTCTGCGGAAACGGCCCCGGAACCCAACGCGCCGACCGCGCCCGACACCGGTGCCGACACCGGCGCCGCGAGCCGGCCCACCGACGCCTCCGCCGACGAGCCGCCCTCCGAGGAGAACGCCGAGCCCGCCCCCGACCCCATGCCGGAACCGGACTCCGGCACCGGCACGCCCTCGGAACCGGAGCCCGAGGCCGAGGCCGAGCCGGAACCCGAGGCCGGGACCGACGACGCCCCGGAACCGGACGTCGAAGCCGACGCCGACGCCGACGCCGAAGACACCTCGGCCCCGGACGCCGACACCGAAGACACCCCCGACCCGGACACCGACACCAACACCGAGGACGCCTCGACGCCCGAACCCACACCCGCAGCCGACCCCGAACCCGAACCCAATTCCACCCCCGAACCCGAACCCACCAGCCACTTCGTCCCCCTCAAACCGCTCGACGAGCCCCGCGGGGAGCGGGTGGCCGAGCCGGTCGGGGCGGAGGACGAGGGGCGGCCGGCGCCCGAGCCGCTGGGATTGTTCGCCGATGTCACGGTGGTGTCGGCGGCGGCGCGGTGGCGGGCGGCGGCGCGGCGGCCGTTGGTCTGGGCGCCGTTGGTCGTGGTGCTGGTGGTGATGGTGGCGTTCGTGGTGGCGCGGGTGACGCGTCCGCTGCCGGCGCCGGTGCTGTCGCAGGAGGTGGCGAAGGGGTACACCTTCCCGGGGTCGTACCGGGTGCCGTGGCCGGCCGGGGGCCAGGGGGCGGCCGAGGTCGTCGGGGTGGGCTCGCTGGGCGGTACGGGCGCGGGGACGCCGGTGCCCACCGCGAGCACCGCCAAGGTGATGACGGCCTACGTCGTCCTCAAGGACCACCCGTTGCGCGGTGGCGACCAGGGACCGCGGATCACGGTGGACGAACTCGCGGAGAAGCAGGCGACCGCCCCCGGCGAGTCCACGGTGTATCTGACGAAGGGTCAGGTCTTCACCGAGTACCAGATGCTCCAGATGCTGATGCTCAACTCCGGCAACAACGTCGCCCGGTTGCTGGCCCGTTGGGACGGCGGCGGTGACCAGCGCGCGTTCGTCGCGAAGATGAACGCCGAGGCGAAGGCGTTGGGCATGGCCGACACGGTCTACACCGACCCCAGCGGTCTGGACGCCACCACCAGGAGCACCCCCGCCGACCAGGTGAGGCTGGCCGGAGAAGTCATGCGCGACGACGTCTTCCGGCGGATCGTCGCCACCACGGACGCCACGGTCGACGGGTTGGCCCAGCCGTTGTCCAACACCAACACGCTGTTGCGGCAGGACCCCGGCGTGAAGGGCATCAAGACCGGCAACAGCAGCGCGGCGCACGGTGCGTTCGTGTGGGCCGCCTACCGGACGGTCGCGGGCCGGCCCTGGCTCGTCCTGGGCGCGCTGATGGAACAGCGCTCACCGTTGAAGGGCGTCGACTCCACCGAGGACCTGCGGACCGCGCTGGCCAACAGCAAGGCGGTCATCGACAGCATCGGCGACCACCTCACCGCCGCGACCGTGGTCAAGAAGGGCCAGGTCGTCGGAGACCTCGACGACGGGATGGGCGGCCGGGTCGCCGTGGTGGCCGCGTCGGACCTCACCGTGGCGGGCTGGCCCGGCCTGGAGCTGCGGGTCTCGGTGGACGCCGGCCGCGTCCCGCTGCCGCACTCCGCCAAGGCCGGCACCCGCGTCGGCACCATCACCGTGGGCACCGGATCCGCCGCCCACCGGGTACCCGCCCAACTCGCCGCCGACCTGCACGCCCCGTCCTTCGGCACCCGGCTCTTCGGGACCGGCTGA
- a CDS encoding SDR family oxidoreductase: protein MRVFVTGATGFVGSAVVRELLDAGHEVVGLARSAAAEASLAAAGARAHPGALDDPVSLRDGAKAADGVIHTAFVHDFSDYSGAAHTDLRAVETLGAALAGSGRPLVVTSAIAVLTAGRIGTEDDAPDPTALSAPRIPSERAALAAAENGVRASVVRLPPSVHGAGDRAFVPTLIGIARATGVSGYPGDGSNRWAAVHRWDAARLYRLALESAPAGSRLHAVAEEGVPLREIAEAVGGRLGLPALPVAAEEAEGHFGWLTPFVSADTAASAALTARRLGWRPEGPGLVADLAVGGYVNG from the coding sequence ATGCGCGTATTCGTCACCGGTGCGACCGGATTTGTCGGGAGTGCGGTCGTCCGCGAACTGCTCGACGCGGGGCACGAGGTCGTCGGCCTGGCGCGTTCCGCAGCCGCCGAGGCGTCGCTGGCGGCGGCCGGGGCGCGGGCACACCCGGGCGCGCTCGACGACCCGGTGAGTCTGCGCGACGGCGCGAAGGCGGCTGACGGGGTGATCCACACGGCGTTCGTCCACGACTTCTCGGACTACTCCGGTGCCGCCCACACCGATCTGCGCGCCGTCGAGACGCTCGGCGCCGCGCTCGCCGGATCCGGCCGGCCCCTCGTCGTCACCTCCGCGATCGCCGTGCTCACGGCGGGCCGGATCGGCACGGAGGACGACGCCCCCGACCCCACCGCGCTCTCCGCGCCCCGCATCCCCTCGGAACGGGCGGCGCTCGCGGCGGCCGAGAACGGGGTACGCGCCTCGGTGGTACGGCTGCCGCCGTCGGTGCACGGCGCCGGCGACCGCGCCTTCGTACCGACGCTCATCGGCATCGCCCGCGCCACGGGCGTTTCCGGGTACCCGGGCGACGGGTCCAACCGCTGGGCAGCCGTGCACCGTTGGGACGCCGCGCGTCTGTACCGGCTGGCCCTGGAGTCGGCCCCGGCCGGTTCCCGGCTGCACGCGGTCGCCGAGGAGGGCGTTCCGCTGCGGGAGATCGCCGAGGCCGTCGGTGGTCGTCTCGGGCTGCCCGCGCTCCCCGTGGCGGCCGAGGAGGCGGAGGGCCACTTCGGCTGGCTGACCCCGTTCGTCTCGGCCGATACCGCGGCCTCGGCGGCGCTGACCGCGCGGCGGCTGGGGTGGCGCCCGGAGGGGCCGGGGCTGGTCGCGGACCTGGCGGTGGGTGGGTACGTCAACGGATAG
- a CDS encoding DinB family protein codes for MLRAFLDFHRATLAMKCEGLTDEELRTRSMPPSTLSLLGLVRHMAEVERAWFRRAINGEDVPLVWSDEGDFQAAYDSADSTRSEAFAAWRAEVEHSRRIERAAASLDITGRQPRWDDAEVSLRMVMLHVLLEYARHNGHADFLREGIDGTVGA; via the coding sequence ATGCTGCGCGCCTTCCTCGACTTCCACCGGGCCACCCTCGCCATGAAGTGCGAAGGCCTCACCGACGAGGAACTGCGCACCCGGTCGATGCCGCCCTCCACGCTCTCCCTGCTCGGCCTGGTGCGCCACATGGCCGAGGTGGAACGCGCCTGGTTCCGCCGCGCGATCAACGGTGAGGACGTCCCGCTGGTCTGGTCCGACGAGGGCGACTTCCAAGCCGCCTACGACAGCGCGGACTCCACCCGCTCCGAAGCCTTCGCCGCCTGGCGGGCCGAGGTCGAGCACTCCCGCCGCATCGAACGCGCCGCCGCCTCCCTCGACATCACCGGCCGCCAGCCCCGCTGGGACGACGCCGAGGTCTCCTTGCGCATGGTCATGCTCCACGTCCTGCTCGAATACGCCCGCCACAACGGCCACGCCGACTTCCTGCGCGAAGGCATCGACGGCACGGTGGGCGCCTGA